Part of the Sporomusa termitida genome, TACAGGTTGAACATTCTTTTTCCAGCTGGAGATTGTTATCCATTTTGCAGCCCCTTTGCTTGTATTCTTATGTTTTATCGACATATTATAACAATTTCTAAATATAATTTCGGAAAATAGTTCAATTCCTCTATGAGAAAAATTACATACTATAGACTATCCTTTACCAGAAGGATTCTACAAATATTTGCTTAATATTACAGTAAGGAGGCGATATTATGGTATATAGCCGAAATTGGCTTTATAAAAGGTCAAAGGCGGTAAAACCGTGGCCTTTATGGTTTAGATTGGTATTTTGGACGCTCGTAGTCGGTGTAATAGTCGATTGGATATTGTAGACAGGTAAGTCCCCGGGACAATAGCCGGGGATTTTTTTTACCCCATTAGAATTTATAAAAATTCAGAAGCATGAGCTAAGGGCTAAGAAAAATCTTTACCCTAAAGGGCACAGGCGGCTTCTGCCGTCAGCCCCAGGGACCTGGCGTAAGCCAAGTTTGTCTATTATTTAGCAATAAACTGCGGCATAATTAGCGGACAGATACTGTTATACTCCGGATTACTTTCCCAATAGGGCCGGTGCAACCAAAGCCTTACAGGCCAGCCCTTTGTATTTAAAGAGTAATTATCAGTCTGTCCTGGCAGGATAATGGCTATATAACCAAGAATATAATTCACATAAATTGGGGCACTGTTTGTTACAGAGGAGATGATTGAGTGACTGAGCAGGAGCGTGACAAAGTACGGAAGGCAGTTGCTCTCACTTATGATGAAGATGAAAGACTGGCACCGAGGGTTGTGGCCAAAGGAACCGGTGCTGTTGCCGGGAGAATTCTAAATGCGGCTCAGGAACATGGGATTCCTGTTTATCAGAATAAAACACTGGCAAGTATGCTGATGGCTGTTGAGCTGGACCGGGAAATACCACCAGAACTGTATCAGGCAGTGGCAGAGGTATTGGCCTATATTTACCGTTTGGACCAGCGCCTGGGCAGCAAGCCGAGATAATGGCTGTGTGGAGGCGACTATGAACCATATTAGCATTGGTGATAAAGGGGAACAGTCGGCTGTAGTCTATTTAAGTAAATTGGGTTATAAAATTATTGCAACCAAATACCGCACTAAAACGGGTGAGATCGATATCATCGCCCAGGATCAGGACTATGTAGTTTTTGTCGAAGTAAAGACCCGGCGCTCAACCAGCTATGGACTGCCGGCCGAGGCTGTGAATCTTAGAAAGCAGCAAAAAATAATAAAGACGGCCCTCTGGTATTTGCATTACCGTGGTCTTAACAATATAGTCTGTCGGTTTGATATTCTGGAAGTATATTTGTTAAAGGGTACAATTCGTTATAATCATATTATAAATGCGTTTGGCAGCTAATATTTCATCTTTCTTAAAACCCGATAAGGGGACTCGCTTGCACGGACCGCGCATACCGGGACTATGTAAGGCGACGACAACGAAGCAGTGCGGGAAAAGATGCGCAAACTATCCTTGGTTTTGCGGGCGATGAAGTATTGGGCCGTTGTGGGGGTAAGCCGTGTTTGCACAAACTTATGGCTCAACTACATTAGGGTTAAACGGTGTTTTAATAACAGTCGAGGTTGATATTGCCAACGGCATTCCCGGCTTTGATATAGTGGGTTTGCCTGATGCTGCGGTGCGTGAGTCGCGGGAACGGGTCAGAGCAGCCATTAAAAACAGTGGCTTTGAGTTTCCCGGCCGGCGAATTACCGTAAATTTGGCACCGGCTGATATTAAAAAAGACAGTTCTGGCCTTGATCTACCGATTGCAATCGGCATTTTGGCGGCAAGCGGCCATATTAACCCCGGGAGTTGCCGCTGTCAGGTCTATGCCGGTGAGCTTTCTTTGGAAGGCCGGCTGCGGGGCATAGCAGGGCTTTTGTCAATAGCGGCTAATTGCCGGGGGTATAACATAGCCGAATTGGTCGTGGCCAGGGAAAATGCCCAGGAGGCACTGCTGGCCGGGGATTTGACAGTCTATGCGCCGCCAACTCTGACGGAGCTTGTTGCCCATCTTAGCGGTGAGAAATTGCTGGTTCCAGTCACTCCGGAACAGCCCGGATACCAGGCAAATGACGGTCTGGAAGATTTTGCCGATGTGCAAGGGCAGCTTGTTGCCAAGCGGGCCCTGGAGATTGCTGCCGCCGGCTTTCACAATGTGATGATGATTGGACCGCCGGGGGCGGGCAAAACCATGCTCGCTAGGCGCATTCCCTCGATTTTGCCGGCTATGACGCCGCAGGAGGCGCTGGAAGTAACAAAGATTTATAGTGTCGCCGGATTACTAAAAAATAATATGGGGTTAATCACCAACAGGCCATTCCGTAGTCCCCATCATACGGTGTCAACGGCCGGGCTGATCGGCGGTGGCAGTATGCCCAGGCCGGGGGAAGTTACACTAAGTCATAATGGCGTCCTGTTTTTGGATGAGTTGGCTGAGTTTCCGCGGGCCATACTGGAAGTTCTCCGGCAGCCGCTCGAAGATGGCGAGGTTACTATTGCCCGGGTTAATGCCACTTTGTCCTTTCCTGCCAAGCTGATGCTGATTACAGCATTAAACCCATGTCCGTGCGGCTTTAGCTCAGATCCAGCCCGGGATTGCTCGTGCACACCGGGAGATATACGCCGTTACCAGAAAAAAATATCGGGACCGCTTTTAGACCGGATTGATATATCCATTCATGTGCCACGCCTTGAGTATAATGATTTAGTAAAAGATATACCTCAGGAATCGTCGGCTGCGATTCGCCGGCGGGTAGCGGCGGCGAGGCTGATACAACATCAGCGTCTGCAACACTTTGGCTTCTATGCTAACGCGCAAATGCAGCATAAACATATAAAAAAAATATGTCACCTGACAGCAGAAGCGGCGAATTTGCTTAAACAGGCTTTTAGCCGGATGAATCTCAGTGCCCGTGGTTATGACCGGATTATTAAAGTGGCCCAGACAATCGCTGATTTGGATGAGGCTGGACAAATTGAAGCAAGACACATTGGGGAGGCCATTCAATTCCGCAATGAATTTAAAACTATTGCCAGTAAATAACCTGTAAACTCTTTTATGAGCGGCAAACTCGTTTGCCCAGCTTCTTTCCGGGCCTTAATAAAATAAGTGCCAGTTAAAGTATAATAATAGCCATAAGCAGGATGCAGGGTTGCATGTAGATTTGCAATTGGGGCAGATCATTCAATCATCTCCTTTCCGGATTGTCTGACCGGCCTACCAAATAATCCAGGCTGGCATTAAAGTAGTCAGCTAGGGCAACAGCCAGTTCAATACTAGGAGATTTCTTTCCACATTCTAAATTACTCAAACTGGCCTTGTGAATTTCAAAAGCATCGGCTACTTGCTGGGCTGGGATTTCCTGTAATTTCCTGAGTTCTCGAAGCCTAGAGCCAAATAGAGTTTTATCAAACATTTTTATAAAAACTCCTTTCAGTAAGCATTTTTATCTAGTGAATTTTCGCGAAAGGAAATGTAAATTCCTGTATTGCGCGGTGAATTTAGGTGGATTTTGGAAAAAGAATTCATTCGCTCTGACAGAAACTTGGTAAATCCCAAAAGCAAATTGAGCTCGAAACCGGTATTCCACAGAGGACTTTAACTAACTGGGAAAATGATAATCTGAGCCGGGAATATCTATGGCTATTAAACTCGCTACTTAAAAAGTTTGCCGTAGCTTTGTTTGGTGTGGCGGCATTGGAAGCTATCTAAATGGCGACAAATTGGCGACACTTTTTTGACTTTGGCTGTGATAAAATAGTAGCATGAGATATGAACGCAAGGAAGCCGCTCCGGCAAAGGGCGGCTTTGAGTATGCAAAGGAGCTGACAGCGGTTAAGGCTGTTTTTTTATAGGTTTTTTCTTAGCATGTAAACCGAGATGGTCTTTTAACGCAGACTGCAGTACTTTGGAGAAATTCACATTTTGTTTTTCTGCTATATCATTGAGATAGCGAGGAATAGTAAGGGTTTTCTTGACAGCACGATTGTCAAGCTCAGCCCGAATCGGCAGCATCCAGACTTCAATTAGGCCGATTACTTCGCCGCCTGCTAATTCGATGCTATCAATGGAGGACGGTGCGGGAATATCATCACCGTCGCGCTCCATTCCCCAGAGATGAAGTCCTAATGCTTCTTTAGCCATTTCATGAGCATGCTGGAGATTATCGCCTATTGATATACAACCGGGGAGATCGGGAAAAGAAACGCCGTATTTACCTTGTAGCGATTTCTCAAAGATTGCCGGATAAATATAAGAATCACGCACTACATAAACCTCCTTTGCAAGCAGTGCTATTAAATAAGCCCTGCTTGTTTTAGTATTGATTTTTCCGTTCTAGGCGTCAGGTCATCGTTTTTGCCATGAACAGGCACCGTAACCTTGCCTTTTTTAACAGGATGCTTAAACTGCCGATGTGAGCCTTCCTGTTCTACTTCATACCAGCCATCTTGTTTTAAGAGTTTAAGTATTTCTCTGACTTTCATCGGCATGACACGAATCCCCTCCTGCTAGTTTGAGTATATCATACGTGTTTAATACGTGTCAAAGCTGGATTGCACTAAAATAGGGATCTTGGAGTTGAACCATGCCGACAGTAAGATGTGAGGGCCATTGTCGGGGCCGAAAAAGCGCCAACTGCTTGATTGTGCCAGGAATGCCGATTTCATATATTGTCGGATGGCGGCCGGCCAGGATGGATTGCACCGGTCGGTGTGCGATTTGGGAGATTACGGGCTGGTGCCCGGCGGAGAATAAGATTGTTGGGCTGACTATAAGAATTTGCATAATAAGGAATTGTGGATTTTAGTTTTAGAGAGGGCTAAAACCCCCCGTTTTCCGTGGTAATCGAGCACGGTGTTAAATACGGGGTAAAATATTGAAAATATTTCCAGGAAATAGTATTAACTTTATTAATGTCCCGCTATTAAAAAAAAAGAGAAGTGGCTCAACCACTTCTCTTTAGCTATGCTTTATCGGTCCCGATTGGGAATGTCTTGTTGATTCTCGAATTGGGAATTCATTTGTTTCTTTTCATCGTGCTTTTTAGGTGATACAGGTTTTTTATTCTGGCTATCTTTAGGAGGAACCGGTTTTTTATCACCTGTATTGCATGGTTCATTGATTGGATGGTTTTTCTTACAATTTGGTTTGTGCTGATTGGGGTGGGGGTGATTATTTTGGTCCTGGGCTTGAACAAGCGGCGGTCTTTCCTGCAACTGCTCATTCGGGGAGGCAAAGGCGGACATGGTGCCAGCACTATACACCATCGCTAATCCTAATGCAAGAGACATAACAGTTTTATTTTTAGTAAACATATCTTCAACCTCTTTCTGAATGTTTTTTAGTACCTTGTTTGGTACGACTTTATCTTAGCAATTATTTCTTAAATTTTTCTTAAGTTTGAACCTTTATTTATTTTCCAATGATGTTACAAAATGGCAAGAGGCAGAATACCTTCTGCTGAATACTGGAATGATTGGCCGGCCCGGCTTCTGCAACGAATTGCGGCCCTGTGCGGTCCTTCGGGGTGGCGAGGCTTTTTTATGTTTTATGCCTCAAATGACAATTTATGACATAGAAATTACCTATAATTTATTTATAGTTTGTCCGAAGGGTAGTATTTTGCAGAACGAGGAGGTAAGAGTGTAGTGCGGAAAAGAGTACTGGTCTTATTAGCAGTAGCATTTTTGCTTGTTTCTATCATGGTAGGGGGTTGTGGCGAGGTAGAACAGGCAGCAATGCCTGTTTCACATGAAAAATATCCTGAGAGGCCTGTTAGCATGATTGTTCCCTTCAGTCCTGGTGGTGGTTTGGATCTGACGATACGTTCATTAGAAAAATTATGCTTTCAACCATTTAGGTCAGCCTTTAGTCATTCTTAATAGACCAGGGGCCTCTGGCGCTCTGGGCTGGAACGAACTGGCAGTAGCACCTGCCGATGGCTATACTGCAGGTGCTACTGCGGGTGAAACGCTATTATTGTCCCTTTACGGTTCAGGCCAATATAATTACATAACTGCGTTAAGCCCGATTGCGCAAATAGCATCAGTGCCTATGCTGCTGGCAGTCCAGGCAGACCAACCATATCAAACACTGAATGACTTAGTTGAGTATGCCAAGAAACACCCGGAACAATTAAAGTTCGGAAATGCAGGCACGGGTTCATTTTCGCATGTACTGTGTGAGATGCTAAATCATGATGCCGGCATTAAAATTGAGCAAGTTCCTTTTTCAGGCGGGGGTGAGACAATATCTGCATTATTAGGGGGGCATGTTCAGATTATATTTATTAACCCTGTATCCATTAAGGAGCATGTAAAAAAAGGTACAGTAAAAATCCTGGCCGTAACGAGTGCACACCGCCTGACTGATCCGGTATTTGCCCATGTACCAACCTTTAAAG contains:
- a CDS encoding type II toxin-antitoxin system HicA family toxin, with amino-acid sequence MPMKVREILKLLKQDGWYEVEQEGSHRQFKHPVKKGKVTVPVHGKNDDLTPRTEKSILKQAGLI
- a CDS encoding type II toxin-antitoxin system HicB family antitoxin; amino-acid sequence: MRDSYIYPAIFEKSLQGKYGVSFPDLPGCISIGDNLQHAHEMAKEALGLHLWGMERDGDDIPAPSSIDSIELAGGEVIGLIEVWMLPIRAELDNRAVKKTLTIPRYLNDIAEKQNVNFSKVLQSALKDHLGLHAKKKPIKKQP
- a CDS encoding EscU/YscU/HrcU family type III secretion system export apparatus switch protein; this translates as MTEQERDKVRKAVALTYDEDERLAPRVVAKGTGAVAGRILNAAQEHGIPVYQNKTLASMLMAVELDREIPPELYQAVAEVLAYIYRLDQRLGSKPR
- a CDS encoding YraN family protein, with product MNHISIGDKGEQSAVVYLSKLGYKIIATKYRTKTGEIDIIAQDQDYVVFVEVKTRRSTSYGLPAEAVNLRKQQKIIKTALWYLHYRGLNNIVCRFDILEVYLLKGTIRYNHIINAFGS
- a CDS encoding YifB family Mg chelatase-like AAA ATPase, with translation MFAQTYGSTTLGLNGVLITVEVDIANGIPGFDIVGLPDAAVRESRERVRAAIKNSGFEFPGRRITVNLAPADIKKDSSGLDLPIAIGILAASGHINPGSCRCQVYAGELSLEGRLRGIAGLLSIAANCRGYNIAELVVARENAQEALLAGDLTVYAPPTLTELVAHLSGEKLLVPVTPEQPGYQANDGLEDFADVQGQLVAKRALEIAAAGFHNVMMIGPPGAGKTMLARRIPSILPAMTPQEALEVTKIYSVAGLLKNNMGLITNRPFRSPHHTVSTAGLIGGGSMPRPGEVTLSHNGVLFLDELAEFPRAILEVLRQPLEDGEVTIARVNATLSFPAKLMLITALNPCPCGFSSDPARDCSCTPGDIRRYQKKISGPLLDRIDISIHVPRLEYNDLVKDIPQESSAAIRRRVAAARLIQHQRLQHFGFYANAQMQHKHIKKICHLTAEAANLLKQAFSRMNLSARGYDRIIKVAQTIADLDEAGQIEARHIGEAIQFRNEFKTIASK
- a CDS encoding helix-turn-helix domain-containing protein; translation: MFDKTLFGSRLRELRKLQEIPAQQVADAFEIHKASLSNLECGKKSPSIELAVALADYFNASLDYLVGRSDNPERR